Proteins from a single region of Centropristis striata isolate RG_2023a ecotype Rhode Island chromosome 9, C.striata_1.0, whole genome shotgun sequence:
- the tbc1d23 gene encoding TBC1 domain family member 23 isoform X1 produces the protein MADTVDEALQGSWDQDLAEALDSGGSDMEMERGIIQVQEHSAQHRAKMWKIALNVSGKGDSLSPWDGVLDLPEQTLIHNRSQQLIDQLEVSEEERSDMVSDVESVITFYCKSRNISFTPELSWPHLLKPLLGLRLPRSDLYNCFYAIMNKYIPRDCVQNGRPFHLYRLLLQYHEPELCSFLDTKKITPDSYAINWLGSVFSSHCIPDVTQALWDSYLQQADPFLIFFLMLIMLVNAKETILSQEGDSKEDIIKMLESSPSHLEAEDVEDLFSLAQYYQSKTPLSLRKMNQNLFGSSLVALKEEDTDLSQALCLPVSVPEILQANQLQQDGVRFFVVDCRPAEQYNAGHLSTAFHLDSDLMLQNPSEFALSVKSLLEAQKQSLESGSIASGEHLCFMGSGREEEDMYMNMVLAHFLQKSKEYVSIAKGGFMALQKHLVDMNIEGLDSSYLHWIVSTSGSHSSLSSADGESLSSPGDGKGVKSLVNKMTFALKSKSVNVKEKMISFIENTSTPVDRISFNLPWPEKVIPDRHVSSSDRVGKPYRGVKPVFSIGDEEEYDTDEIDSSSMSDDDRKEIVNIQTWINKPDVKHHIPCNEVKETGHMFPSHLLITATHMYCLREIASRKGFAYIQSRQALNSVVKITSKKKHPELITFKFGTNNSAGVEISAVERYLIPNAGDATKVIKQQIMKVLDALESS, from the exons ATGGCGGATACGGTGGACGAAGCTCTTCAGGGCAGCTG GGACCAGGATCTAGCTGAGGCTCTGGACTCAGGAGGCTCTGACATGGAGATGGAGCGAGGCATCATCCAGGTCCAGGAGCATTCAGCTCAACACAGGGCCAAGATGTGGAAG ATCGCTCTGAATGTCTCTGGAAAAGGAGACAGCCTGTCTCCCTGGGACGGCGTCCTCGATTTACCAGAACAGACCCTTATTCACAACCGCAGTCAACAGCTGATTG ACCAGTTGGAAGtatcagaggaggagaggagtgatATGGTGTCTGATGTGGAGTCAGTCATCACTTTCTACTGCAAGTCCCGCAACATCTCCTTCACCCCGGAGCTGAGCTGGCCGCACCTGCTCAAACCACTGCTGGGGCTTCGGCTGCCCCGCAGCGACCTCTATAACTGCTTCTACGCCATCATGAACAAATACATCCCCAG GGACTGTGTGCAAAACGGCCGACCTTTCCACCTGTACAGACTACTGCTGCAGTACCACGAGCCTGAACTCTGCTCCTTCTTGGACACTAAAAAGATCACACCTGACTCTTACGCCATCAACTGG TTGGGCAGTGTGTTTTCCAGTCACTGCATTCCTGACGTTACCCAGGCTTTGTGGGACTCCTACCTCCAGCAGGCTGACCCTTTCCTCATCTTCTTCCTCATGCTCATCATGCTCGTCAACGCCAA AGAGACCATCCTTTCACAAGAAGGAGACAGCAAAGAAGACATCATCA AAATGCTGGAATCATCTCCATCTCACCTGGAAGCAGAGGACGTTGAAGATTTGTTTTCTCTGGCGCAGTATTACCAGAGCAAGACCCCTCTGTCACTCAGAAAG ATGAACCAGAATTTGTTTGGTAGCAGCCTGGTGGCTCTGAAAGAAGAGGACACTGATCTGAGTCAGGCGCTGTGTCTCCCTGTGTCTGTCCCTGAGATCCTGCAGGCCAATCAGCTGCAGCAG GATGGGGTCCGCTTCTTTGTGGTGGATTGTCGGCCTGCAGAGCAGTACAACGCTGGTCATCTGTCCACGGCCTTCCATCTGGACTCTGATCTG ATGCTCCAGAACCCCTCTGAATTCGCTCTCTCTGTAAAGTCCCTCTTGGAGGCTCAGAAGCAGTCTTTGGAGTCCGGCTCCATCGCCAGCGGAGAGCACCTGTGTTTCATGGGTagtgggagggaggaggaggacatgtaCATGAACATGGTGTTGGCCCATTTCCTGCAG AAAAGCAAAGAGTATGTCAGCATTGCAAAGGGGGGTTTCATGG CGCTCCAGAAGCATCTGGTAGACATGAACATCGAAGGTTTGGACTCTTCATACCTCCACTGGATCGTCAGCACGTCAGGATCCCACAGCAGCCTCAGCTCTGCCGAT GGAGAGTCGCTCAGTAGCCCTGGGGACGGCAAAGGCGTCAAGTCTTTGGtcaacaaaatgacatttgcTCTAAAGTCCAAGTCGGTGAACGTTAAGGAGAAGATGATCAGCTTTATCGAGAATACCTCTACCCCTGTAGACAG AATATCTTTCAATCTGCCCTGGCCAGAGAAGGTGATTCCAGATCG GCATGTGAGCAGCAGCGACCGTGTTGGAAAACCTTACCGAGGGGTGAAGCCAGTTTTCAGTATTGGTGATGAGGAGGAGTATGATACAG ATGAGATTGACAGCTCATCCATGTCAGACGATGACAGGAAGGAGATTGTCAACATTCAGACCTGGATCAACAAACCAGATGTAAAGCATCACATTCCATGTAATGAGGTGAAAGAAACTGGTCACATGTTCCCCAG CCACTTGCTGATCACAGCGACTCACATGTACTGCCTGCGAGAGATCGCCTCAAGGAAAGGCTTCGCCTACATCCAATCCAGACAAGCACTGAACTCTGTGGTGAAGATCACATCCAAAAAGAAGCACCCAGAACTGATTACATTCAAGTTTGGCACCAACAATTCAGCTGGAGTGGAGATATCAGCAGTGGAGAG ATATTTGATACCCAATGCAGGCGACGCCACCAAGGTCATTAAGCAGCAGATCATGAAAGTCCTGGACGCTCTGGAGAGCTCGTAA
- the LOC131977854 gene encoding LOW QUALITY PROTEIN: ICOS ligand-like (The sequence of the model RefSeq protein was modified relative to this genomic sequence to represent the inferred CDS: inserted 1 base in 1 codon; substituted 1 base at 1 genomic stop codon), with the protein MSAVDVFFFLITKGSRSSPNSTHCPLLQHGGRSRNGTTSCNMTGDFTVSEARCAXDLESLKGASTRPEGKVRRLFKXVMGWSSFSSLKRKLSLSCFCFFRAQTCAQRAMPVSLWRTGLLLSFLGFCACLEEECVLGIVGQPVSLPCVYPELLTFVNVSVEWRKGDEVLLRSVWKKDGDVEEWSINRATTPADAALTGNVSLELPAVDATENHTYYTLFIISGENQSSELCTVCLRTAAHFSYPLLQRGEAGHGEETAFWCHSSGGFPEPAVYWLINNTEEPPEGSVRTLTASLPDSLLYNVTSHLKVNVSKDASVTCIIENLSINETLTSTNNGVKGSPVGSRASEAMWIFSTGLCVVIGLMVLAGVIYQIHLDRISKKKKKVFEKEHLNRGYKRRMRYKEEEIEVMKPEKETDV; encoded by the exons ATGAGCGCTGTTGacgttttcttcttcttgatcACTAAAGGATCACGATCGAGCCCGAACAGCACACACTGCCCCCTGCTGCAGCA TGGAGGCAGGAGCAGGAATGGCACAACAAGCTGCAACATGACCGGTGACTTCACTGTGAGTGAAGCAAGGTGTG ATGACTTGGAGTCGTTAAAGGGAGCGAGCACAAGACCGGAAGGTAAAGTTAGGCGGCTCTTTAAGTGAGTTATGGGATGGTCTTCGTTTtccagtttaaagaggaaactATCTTTGAGTTGTTTTTGCTTCTTCCGTGCGCAAACGTGCGCTCAGCGGGCGATGCCAGTGTCTCTGTGGCGCACAGGACTGCTGCTCAGCTTCCTCGGTTTCTGCGCCTGTCTGG AAGAAGAGTGCGTCCTTGGCATAGTTGGACAGCCAGTCTCACTGCCCTGTGTTTACCCCGAGTTATTGACCTTTGTGAATGTTTCCGTTGAGTGGAGGAAAGGTGACGAAGTGCTGCTCAGATCAGTGTGGAAAAAAGATGGAGATGTGGAGGAATGGAGCATAAACAGGGCCACGACCCCCGCTGATGCAGCACTGACTGGAAATGTCTCTCTGGAGCTGCCCGCAGTTGATGCTACAGAAAACCACACATATTACACTCTATTCATCATTTCAGGGGAGAATCAAAGCTCGGAGCTGTGCACCGTGTGCCTCAGGACAGCAG ccCATTTCAGCTACCCactgctgcagagaggagaggcagggCATGGAGAGGAGACGGCCTTCTGGTGTCACTCCAGTGGAGGTTTTCCTGAACCTGCAGTTTACTGGCTCATCAACAACACAGAGGAGCCCCCCGAAGGCTCAGTGAGGACCCTGACAGCATCACTCCCAGACTCCCTTCTGTACAACGTCACAAGCCACCTGAAGGTCAACGTTTCCAAAGACGCCAGCGTGACGTGCATCATTGAGAACCTGTCCATCAACGAGACCCTCACATCCACAAACA ACGGAGTGAAGGGCAGCCCGGTGGGGAGTCGAGCATCAGAGGCCATGTGGATATTCAGCACAGGTCTCTGTGTGGTGATCGGGCTCATGGTGCTGGCAGGAGTCATCTACCAGATTCACCTGGACAGGATcagtaagaagaagaagaaagtgttCGAAAAGGAGCATCTTAACAGAG GATACAAAAGGAGAATGCGGTACAAGGAGGAAGAAATTGAGGTGATGAAGCCAGAGAAAGAGACGGATGTGTGA
- the tbc1d23 gene encoding TBC1 domain family member 23 isoform X2: MADTVDEALQGSWDQDLAEALDSGGSDMEMERGIIQVQEHSAQHRAKMWKIALNVSGKGDSLSPWDGVLDLPEQTLIHNRSQQLIDQLEVSEEERSDMVSDVESVITFYCKSRNISFTPELSWPHLLKPLLGLRLPRSDLYNCFYAIMNKYIPRDCVQNGRPFHLYRLLLQYHEPELCSFLDTKKITPDSYAINWLGSVFSSHCIPDVTQALWDSYLQQADPFLIFFLMLIMLVNAKETILSQEGDSKEDIIKMLESSPSHLEAEDVEDLFSLAQYYQSKTPLSLRKMNQNLFGSSLVALKEEDTDLSQALCLPVSVPEILQANQLQQDGVRFFVVDCRPAEQYNAGHLSTAFHLDSDLMLQNPSEFALSVKSLLEAQKQSLESGSIASGEHLCFMGSGREEEDMYMNMVLAHFLQKSKEYVSIAKGGFMALQKHLVDMNIEGLDSSYLHWIVSTSGSHSSLSSADGESLSSPGDGKGVKSLVNKMTFALKSKSVNVKEKMISFIENTSTPVDRHVSSSDRVGKPYRGVKPVFSIGDEEEYDTDEIDSSSMSDDDRKEIVNIQTWINKPDVKHHIPCNEVKETGHMFPSHLLITATHMYCLREIASRKGFAYIQSRQALNSVVKITSKKKHPELITFKFGTNNSAGVEISAVERYLIPNAGDATKVIKQQIMKVLDALESS, encoded by the exons ATGGCGGATACGGTGGACGAAGCTCTTCAGGGCAGCTG GGACCAGGATCTAGCTGAGGCTCTGGACTCAGGAGGCTCTGACATGGAGATGGAGCGAGGCATCATCCAGGTCCAGGAGCATTCAGCTCAACACAGGGCCAAGATGTGGAAG ATCGCTCTGAATGTCTCTGGAAAAGGAGACAGCCTGTCTCCCTGGGACGGCGTCCTCGATTTACCAGAACAGACCCTTATTCACAACCGCAGTCAACAGCTGATTG ACCAGTTGGAAGtatcagaggaggagaggagtgatATGGTGTCTGATGTGGAGTCAGTCATCACTTTCTACTGCAAGTCCCGCAACATCTCCTTCACCCCGGAGCTGAGCTGGCCGCACCTGCTCAAACCACTGCTGGGGCTTCGGCTGCCCCGCAGCGACCTCTATAACTGCTTCTACGCCATCATGAACAAATACATCCCCAG GGACTGTGTGCAAAACGGCCGACCTTTCCACCTGTACAGACTACTGCTGCAGTACCACGAGCCTGAACTCTGCTCCTTCTTGGACACTAAAAAGATCACACCTGACTCTTACGCCATCAACTGG TTGGGCAGTGTGTTTTCCAGTCACTGCATTCCTGACGTTACCCAGGCTTTGTGGGACTCCTACCTCCAGCAGGCTGACCCTTTCCTCATCTTCTTCCTCATGCTCATCATGCTCGTCAACGCCAA AGAGACCATCCTTTCACAAGAAGGAGACAGCAAAGAAGACATCATCA AAATGCTGGAATCATCTCCATCTCACCTGGAAGCAGAGGACGTTGAAGATTTGTTTTCTCTGGCGCAGTATTACCAGAGCAAGACCCCTCTGTCACTCAGAAAG ATGAACCAGAATTTGTTTGGTAGCAGCCTGGTGGCTCTGAAAGAAGAGGACACTGATCTGAGTCAGGCGCTGTGTCTCCCTGTGTCTGTCCCTGAGATCCTGCAGGCCAATCAGCTGCAGCAG GATGGGGTCCGCTTCTTTGTGGTGGATTGTCGGCCTGCAGAGCAGTACAACGCTGGTCATCTGTCCACGGCCTTCCATCTGGACTCTGATCTG ATGCTCCAGAACCCCTCTGAATTCGCTCTCTCTGTAAAGTCCCTCTTGGAGGCTCAGAAGCAGTCTTTGGAGTCCGGCTCCATCGCCAGCGGAGAGCACCTGTGTTTCATGGGTagtgggagggaggaggaggacatgtaCATGAACATGGTGTTGGCCCATTTCCTGCAG AAAAGCAAAGAGTATGTCAGCATTGCAAAGGGGGGTTTCATGG CGCTCCAGAAGCATCTGGTAGACATGAACATCGAAGGTTTGGACTCTTCATACCTCCACTGGATCGTCAGCACGTCAGGATCCCACAGCAGCCTCAGCTCTGCCGAT GGAGAGTCGCTCAGTAGCCCTGGGGACGGCAAAGGCGTCAAGTCTTTGGtcaacaaaatgacatttgcTCTAAAGTCCAAGTCGGTGAACGTTAAGGAGAAGATGATCAGCTTTATCGAGAATACCTCTACCCCTGTAGACAG GCATGTGAGCAGCAGCGACCGTGTTGGAAAACCTTACCGAGGGGTGAAGCCAGTTTTCAGTATTGGTGATGAGGAGGAGTATGATACAG ATGAGATTGACAGCTCATCCATGTCAGACGATGACAGGAAGGAGATTGTCAACATTCAGACCTGGATCAACAAACCAGATGTAAAGCATCACATTCCATGTAATGAGGTGAAAGAAACTGGTCACATGTTCCCCAG CCACTTGCTGATCACAGCGACTCACATGTACTGCCTGCGAGAGATCGCCTCAAGGAAAGGCTTCGCCTACATCCAATCCAGACAAGCACTGAACTCTGTGGTGAAGATCACATCCAAAAAGAAGCACCCAGAACTGATTACATTCAAGTTTGGCACCAACAATTCAGCTGGAGTGGAGATATCAGCAGTGGAGAG ATATTTGATACCCAATGCAGGCGACGCCACCAAGGTCATTAAGCAGCAGATCATGAAAGTCCTGGACGCTCTGGAGAGCTCGTAA
- the nit2 gene encoding omega-amidase NIT2, whose amino-acid sequence MSTLAKAMSKFRLAVVQLQVSSVKADNLSRARRLVKEAAGQGSQVVLLPECFNSPYGTSFFPQYAERIPGESSQLLSEAARENKVYLVGGSIPEEDGGKLYNSCTVFGPDGKMIVKHRKIHLFDIDVPGKIRFQESETLSPGNTLSMFETPFCKVGVGICYDIRFAELAQLYSRKGCQLLLYPGAFNMTTGPAHWELLQRGRAVDNQVYVATASPARDETSSYVAWGHSTVVNPWGEVISKAGPEEAIIYADIDLQYLADIRQQIPITAQRRHDVYTVTTVQDGSS is encoded by the exons ATGTCCACTTTAGCTAAAGCGATGTCCA AGTTCCGCCTGGCTGTGGTCCAGCTGCAGGTGTCCAGCGTCAAGGCGGACAACCTGAGCAGAGCCCGGAGGCTGGTGAAGGAGGCTGCGGGACAGGGCAGCCAGGTGGTGCTGCTGCCG GAATGCTTCAATTCTCCATACGGAACCAGCTTCTTCCCTCAGTATGCTGAGAGGATCCCAGGAGAGTCCTCTCAGCTGCTGTCAGAGGCAGCGAGGGAGAACAAGGTGTATCTGGTGGGAG GATCCATCCCTGAAGAGGATGGTGGGAAGTTGTATAACAGCTGTACAGTATTTGGGCCTGATGGAAAGATGATTGTTAAACACAGGAAG ATTCACCTCTTTGACATCGACGTTCCGGGGAAAATCCGCTTCCAGGAGTCTGAGACTCTGAGCCCAGGAAACACTTTGTCTATGTTTGAAACAC CGTTCTGTAAAGTGGGCGTGGGGATTTGCTACGACATTAGGTTTGCAGAGCTCGCACAGCTCTACAGCAGGAAAG gcTGTCAGCTCCTACTCTACCCCGGAGCCTTCAACATGACGACCGGTCCGGCTCACTGGGAGCTCCTTCAGAGGGGGAG GGCGGTTGATAACCAGGTGTACGTGGCCACAGCGTCTCCTGCCAGAGATGAGACGTCTTCATACGTGGCCTGGGGTCACAGCACGGTTGTAAACCCATG GGGTGAAGTTATCTCCAAGGCTGGACCAGAGGAGGCCATTATTTACGCTGACATCG ACCTGCAGTATTTAGCCGACATCCGGCAGCAGATCCCGATCACGGCCCAGCGCCGCCACGACGTCTACACGGTGACGACCGTACAGGACGGGTCAAGCTGA